A window of the Halichoerus grypus chromosome 2, mHalGry1.hap1.1, whole genome shotgun sequence genome harbors these coding sequences:
- the FOXJ1 gene encoding forkhead box protein J1, with protein sequence MAESWLRLSGAGAAEEAGPEGGLEEPDALDDSLTSLQWLQEFSILNAKAPALPPGGTDPHGYHQVPGSAAPGSPLAADPACLGQPHTPGKPTSSCTSRSAPPGLQAPPPDDVDYATNPNVKPPYSYATLICMAMQASKATKITLSAIYKWITDNFCYFRHADPTWQNSIRHNLSLNKCFIKVPREKDEPGKGGFWRIDPQYAERLLSGAFKKRRLPPVHIHPAFARQASQEPSAAPWAGPLTVNTEAQQLLREFEEATGEAGWAAGEGRLGHKRKQPLPKRVAKVPRAPSTLLLTQEEQGELEPLKGNFDWEAIFDAGTLGGELGALEALELSPPLSPASHGDVDLTVHGHHIDCPAPWGPPGEQAADSLDFDETFLATSFLQHPWDESGSGCLPPEPLFEAGDATLAADLQDWASVGAFL encoded by the exons ATGGCGGAGAGCTGGCTACGCCTCTCGGGTGCAGGGGCGGCGGAGGAGGCCGGGCCGGAGGGCGGCCTGGAGGAGCCCGACGCCCTGGATGACAGCCTGACCAGCCTGCAGTGGCTGCAGGAATTCTCCATTCTCAACGCCAAGGCCCCCGCCCTGCCGCCGGGGGGCACCGACCCCCACGGCTACCACCAGGTGCCGGGCTCGGCCGCTCCGGGGTCCCCCCTGGCGGCCGATCCCGCCTGCCTGGGGCAGCCGCACACTCCGGGTAAGCCCACGTCGTCGTGCACGTCGCGGAGCGCGCCCCCGGGGttgcaggccccgccccccgacGACGTGGACTACGCCACCAACCCGAATGTGAAGCCGCCTTACTCTTACGCCACGCTCATCTGCATGGCCATGCAGGCCAGCAAGGCCACCAAGATCACCCTGTCCGCCATCTACAAGTGGATCACGGACAACTTCTGCTACTTCCGCCACGCTGATCCCACCTGGCAG AATTCCATCCGCCACAACCTGTCCCTGAACAAGTGCTTCATCAAAGTGCCTCGGGAGAAGGACGAGCCGGGCAAGGGGGGCTTCTGGCGCATCGACCCCCAGTACGCCGAGCGGCTGCTGAGCGGGGCCTTCAAGAAGCGGCGGCTGCCCCCGGTGCACATCCACCCGGCCTTCGCCCGCCAGGCCTCGCAGGAGCCCAGCGCCGCCCCGTGGGCCGGGCCGCTGACCGTGAACACCGAGGCCCAGCAGCTGCTGCGGGAGTTCGAGGAGGCCACCGGGGAGGCGGGCTGGGCTGCGGGCGAGGGCAGGCTCGGCCATAAGCGCAAACAGCCGCTGCCCAAACGGGTGGCCAAGGTCCCGCGGGCCCCCAGCACCCTGCTGCTGACCCAGGAGGAGCAGGGCGAGCTGGAGCCCCTCAAAGGCAACTTTGACTGGGAGGCCATCTTCGACGCCGGCACTCTGGGCGGCGAGCTGGGCGCGCTGGAGGCCCTGGAGCTGAGCCCGCCGCTGAGCCCCGCCTCGCACGGGGACGTGGACCTCACCGTCCACGGCCACCACATCGACTGCCCCGCTCCCTGGGGGCCTCCGGGGGAGCAGGCCGCCGACAGCCTGGACTTCGACGAGACCTTCCTGGCCACGTCCTTCCTGCAGCACCCCTGGGACGAGAGCGGCAGTGGCTGCCTGCCCCCGGAGCCCCTCTTCGAGGCCGGGGACGCCACCCTGGCCGCCGACCTGCAGGACTGGGCCAGCGTGGGCGCCTTCTTGTAA